Proteins found in one Physeter macrocephalus isolate SW-GA chromosome 17, ASM283717v5, whole genome shotgun sequence genomic segment:
- the CHST4 gene encoding carbohydrate sulfotransferase 4, with protein sequence MIPPPKMKLLLFLASQMAVFVLFILLYSHNFNSLQMKEEPKPTNMHVLILSSWRSGSSFVGQLFGQHPDVFYLMEPAWHVWMTFTQSTAQRLHMAVRDLIRAVFLCDMSVFDAYMKPGPRKQSSLFQWEGSRALCSPPACNIFPRDKIIPQADCRLLCHQEPFEVVEKACRTYSHVVLKEVRFFNLQVLYPLLRDPSLNLHIVHLVRDPRAVFRSREHTTQELMIDSHIVMGQHLQKLKKEDQPYYAMQVICQSQLEIYKAVQSLPKALRQRYLLVRYEDLVRDPLAQTARLYEYAGLKFLPQLQTWVHNITRGKGTGKHAFHTNARNALNVSQAWRWSLPYEKVSRLQEVCRKTMTLLGYHPVTSEQGQKNLSLNLLSTWGPAGQAYREG encoded by the coding sequence ATGATACCGCCCCCCAAAATGAAACTACTACTGTTCCTGGCTTCCCAGATGGCTGTCTTTGTTCTATTCATCCTTCTGTACTCCCACAACTTCAACTCCCTGCAGATGAAGGAAGAACCCAAGCCCACGAACATGCACGTGCTCATCCTGTCTTCGTGGCGCTCTGGCTCTTCTTTCGTAGGGCAGCTTTTTGGACAGCACCCAGATGTCTTCTACCTGATGGAGCCTGCCTGGCACGTCTGGATGACCTTCACACAAAGTACTGCCCAGAGGTTGCATATGGCAGTGCGGGATCTCATACGGGCCGTCTTTCTGTGTGACATGAGCGTCTTTGACGCCTACATGAAACCTGGCCCCCGAAAACAGTCCAGCCTCTTCCAGTGGGAAGGCAGCCGGGCCCTGTGTTCTCCACCTGCCTGCAACATCTTCCCGCGAGATAAGATCATACCCCAGGCTGACTGTAGGCTTCTGTGCCATCAAGAGCCCTTTGAGGTGGTGGAGAAGGCCTGCCGCACTTACAGCCACGTGGTGCTCAAGGAGGTACGTTTCTTCAACCTGCAGGTGCTCTACCCGCTGCTGAGAGACCCTTCCCTCAATCTGCACATTGTGCATCTGGTCCGGGACCCCCGGGCGGTGTTCCGTTCCCGAGAACACACCACGCAGGAACTCATGATTGACAGCCACATTGTGATGGGGCAGCATCTGCAGAAACTCAAAAAGGAGGATCAGCCCTACTACGCGATGCAAGTCATATGCCAAAGCCAGCTGGAGATCTACAAGGCTGTGCAGTCCTTGCCCAAAGCCCTGAGGCAGCGCTACTTGCTCGTGCGCTATGAGGACTTGGTCCGGGACCCCCTGGCCCAGACTGCCCGACTGTATGAATATGCAGGGTTGAAATTCTTGCCCCAGCTCCAGACCTGGGTGCACAACATCACTCGAGGCAAGGGCACGGGTAAGCATGCCTTCCACACAAATGCCAGGAATGCCCTCAATGTCTCTCAGGCCTGGCGCTGGTCCTTGCCTTATGAAAAGGTTTCTCGGCTTCAGGAAGTCTGCAGGAAAACCATGACTTTGCTGGGCTACCACCCTGTCACATCTGAGCAAGGGCAGAAAAACCTGTCGCTGAACCTTCTATCTACCTGGGGCCCCGCTGGGCAAGCCTACCGAGAGGGCTGA